One genomic segment of Pagrus major chromosome 13, Pma_NU_1.0 includes these proteins:
- the plp1b gene encoding proteolipid protein 1b, whose translation MFPVRQPWLCKALGCYDCCIRCIGAVPYPSLVATLLCYAGMALFCGCGHEALTQTEVLVETYFARNVQDFAVMASFIKYFQYVIYGLASFFFLYGILLLAEGFYATSAVKQTFGEFRSTQCGRCLSLTFIIVTYILAFIWLAVFAFTAIPVFFLFNMEQTCHNINILAETTPSINQHGWICMDARQYGLLPWNAMPGKACGMTLASICKTSEFYVTYDLYIAAFAGAGITLLALFVYMVATTYNYAVLRFLGRKGIR comes from the exons GTTGTTATGATTGCTGTATCCGGTGCATTGGGGCAGTGCCCTATCCATCCTTGGTGGCCACCTTGCTATGCTATGCTGGCATGGCGTTATTTTGTGGCTGCGGGCACGAAGCATTGACCCAGACTGAAGTCCTGGTCGAGACTTACTTCGCCCGCAATGTTCAGGACTTTGCGGTCATGGCCTCCTT CATCAAATATTTCCAGTACGTGATCTACGGCCTGGcatccttcttcttcctctatggtatcctgctgctggctgagggCTTCTACGCCACGAGCGCCGTCAAGCAGACCTTTGGTGAATTCAGGAGCACCCAATGCGGCCGCTGCCTCAGCCTGACG TTTATCATAGTGACGTACATCTTGGCCTTCATCTGGCTGGCCGTGTTCGCCTTCACCGCCATACCAGTCTTCTTCCTGTTCAACATGGAGCAGACCTGCCACAACATCAACATCCTGGCTGAAACAACCCCCAGCATTAATCAGCACGGCTGGATTTGCATGGACGCCAGGCAGTATG GTCTGCTCCCTTGGAATGCGATGCCAGGGAAGGCTTGTGGAATGACCTTGGCGTCTATTTGCAAAACCAGCGAA TTCTACGTCACCTATGACCTGTACATTGCTGCATTTGCTGGTGCCGGTATCACTCTCTTAGCACTG TTCGTGTACATGGTTGCCACCACCTACAACTATGCAGTCTTGCGGTTTCTGGGCAGGAAAGGGATCCGCTAA
- the cwc15 gene encoding protein CWC15 homolog, giving the protein MTTAARPTFEPARGGRGKGEGDLSALSKQYSSRDLPGHTKIKYRQPTQDVPEEVRARDFRRELEERERVAARDKTRERGPREHTTSSSSSSSSSKRPRLDQIPAANLDADDPLTDDDEDEDSEEDSDDDDTAALMAELEKIRKERAEEQERKEREQKAEEERIRMENILSGNPLINLAGQQQQQQMNPTQNTFRVKRRWDDDVVFKNCAKGVDEARKEKRFVNDTLRSEFHKKFMEKYVK; this is encoded by the exons ATGACTACAGCTGCAAGGCCAACATTTGAGCCAgcgagaggagggaggggtaaAGGGGAAGGTGATTTGAGTGCCCTGTCCAAGCAGTACTCCAGTCGAGATCTTCCGGGTCACACCAAGATCAAGTACAG GCAACCTACCCAGGATGTCCCTGAGGAGGTGCGTGCCCGTGACTTCCgcagagagctggaggagagggagcgTGTAGCTGCACGTGACAAGACCAGAGAGAGGGGACCAAGAG AGCACACCACATCGTCATCATCTTCGTCATCCTCTTCAAAGAGGCCCAGACTGGATCAGATCCCAGCAGCCAACCTGGACGCTGATGACCCTCTCACTGAT GATGATGAGGACGAGGACTCTGAGGAGGACAGCGATGACGATGACACTGCAGCTCTTATGGCAGAACTGGAGAAGATCAGGAAGGAGCGGGCTGAAGAGCAAGAACGCAAA GAGCGAGAGCaaaaggcagaggaggagaggattcGCATGGAGAATATCTTAAGTGGCAATCCCTTGATTAATTTGGCAggacaacaacagcaacaacagatgaACCCGACTCAGAACACATTCAGGGTGAAAAGAAG GTGGGATGATGATGTTGTGTTCAAGAACTGCGCCAAAGGAGTGGACGAAGCACGAAAGGAGAAACGTTTTGTCAATGACACGCTGCGCTCAGAGTTCCACAAGAAATTTATGGAGAAATATGTAAAGTAA
- the LOC141006553 gene encoding uncharacterized protein, which translates to MPSRNHLDKIGRKKKKKWTEEAMERALIEVKSGRCTVRQAAKEFGVPKSSLGDRVSGRVAPGSRSGPAQLITSADEDLLVEFSLYMSKHGFPLTKQQLVSFASSIYKRQHRRVAFSKLGQTWWLNFRKRQEKNITIQPADNVVRGRTVCVRKEAVEQFFHLLSTVVDTRGLRDKPHQIFNCNETGFQLGRKRVILPKSASLGYKPAPGLRDHISVLACFSATGVDIPPFIIYSKAYPGGVCYKTQGPPNALYGWSDSGCVNSELFKKWFLKHFLLHAPKERPLLLIFDGHKSPVNLEVVEAARKEDIILLCLPPHCSHILQPFDAGLFFLLKQRFAALIGDGCATDTHFAVSKKEFSGVFKGTYQVVKEEEGVRTVKEGFRKCGMYPLNHFAINEGHLMPSHAMGPAAGPSLSTSAQGMHSVGDLTAAGPSS; encoded by the coding sequence ATGCCATCAAGAAATCATCTTGACAAAATcgggaggaagaagaagaagaaatggacaGAGGAAGCCATGGAGCGTGCACTGATCGAGGTGAAGTCTGGAAGGTGCACGGTAAGACAAGCTGCCAAGGAGTTTGGAGTCCCTAAATCTTCACTGGGGGACAGAGTCAGTGGACGGGTGGCACCAGGGAGTCGCAGCGGGCCGGCCCAGCTTATAACATCTGCAGACGAGGACCTGTTGGTAGAGTTCTCTTTATACATGTCCAAGCATGGATTTCCACTGACCAAGCAACAGCTAGTGTCCTTTGCATCATCCATTTATAAGCGGCAGCATCGGAGGGTGGCGTTTTCTAAACTGGGCCAGACCTGGTGGCTCAATTTTAGAAAACGGCAAGAAAAGAATATTACCATTCAGCCAGCGGACAATGTTGTCCGTGGGAGGAcggtgtgtgtgaggaaggaaGCAGTGGAGCAGTTTTTTCATTTACTGAGCACTGTCGTGGACACTCGTGGACTGAGAGACAAGCCTCACCAAATCTTTAACTGCAACGAGACGGGCTTTCAGCTGGGCAGGAAGAGGGTGATACTCCCAAAATCTGCCAGTCTGGGCTACAAGCCAGCACCAGGCCTGAGGGACCACATCTCTGTCCTGGCTTGCTTTAGCGCGACTGGAGTGGACATTCCCCcattcattatctactcaaaAGCCTATCCAGGGGGAGTATGTTACAAGACACAAGGACCTCCAAATGCCCTCTATGGTTGGTCAGACTCGGGGTGTGTCAACTCTGAACTTTTCAAGAAATGGTTCCTCAAACACTTCCTTCTGCACGCACCGAAAGAGCGTCCACTGCTGCTGATTTTTGATGGCCACAAGTCTCCTGTGAACCTTGAGGTGGTGGAAGCAGCACGTAAGGAGGACATCATCCTTCTGTGCCTTCCACCTCACTGCTCTCACATCCTGCAGCCATTTGACGCGGGgctctttttcctcctgaagCAGCGCTTTGCAGCGCTTATAGGTGACGGTTGTGCCACTGATACTCACTTTGCTGTCAGCAAGAAGGAGTTTTCAGGTGTATTTAAAGGGACGTATCAGgtagtgaaggaggaggagggtgtcaGGACTGTGAAGGAAGGCTTTAGGAAATGTGGCATGTACCCGCTGAACCACTTCGCCATTAACGAGGGTCATTTAATGCCGTCCCACGCAATGGGCCCGGCAGCTGGACCTTCCTTGTCCACATCAGCACAGGGGATGCACTCTGTGGGAGACCTCACAGCTGCTGGACCCTCCTCCTAA